DNA from Helcococcus ovis:
TACATTTATCAGGAGATTTAGATATAAATGTAGTTGAAAATTTTAAAAATGAAATTTTAGATAAGTATAAAATATTAGATAAGAACATTGTTTTTGATTTTTCGGATCTAAAATATATAGATTCTACTGGAATTGGTGTAATAATGACTGTTTATAAGGAAGCAAAGGATAAGCTAAAAACATTGACAATAAAAAATGCTAATAGAAATATTTATAAGTTATTTAAAATTACAAAACTAACAGAATTGTTCAATATGGAGGACTAATGGATGTTATAAAAATTCAATTACCTAGTAATCCTATATACACTCAACTTTTAAGATTATCATCAGCTTCTTTGGCTAATAAAGTAGGATTTGATGTAGATAAAGTTGCAGATTTACAACAGGTTGTATCTGAAATATTTACCTTAATAATTCCTAGTAATGAAAAAGTAGATATATCATTTACACTTGGAGAATCATATATAAAAGTCGATTTTAAAAATTTGAAATTTGTTAAAGAAGATAATCAAAATGATGCTATTTTTGAAATTAAAAGACAAATTATATTGTATCTATCTGATCAATTATTCATAGAGGATGATAAAATAATAGTTGTTTTAAATAAATAAGGATGTACTATGGCAGATGTAAAAAAATCTGAAGAGAAAATAAAAGATTTTGAAAGTTTTAAAAATTTAGAAAAATTAAGATCTAAAGAAAAAAAATTGGAAAAATCAGAAAATTCTGAAGATAAAAAAGAATTACAGAAAATTAAAAGAGAAATAAAATTAATAAGAGATGATTTGATTTCTAAAAATCTTTATATTGCTGAAATTTTGGCTAAAAAATATTCTAATAGAGGTATTGAATATGATGATTTATATCAAATTGCATCATTAGGTTTAATCCTTGCTTTAGATAGATTTAATGCAGATAGAGGATTCGAATTTTCTTCATTTGCTACTCCTACAATTACCGGTGAGATAAAAAGAT
Protein-coding regions in this window:
- a CDS encoding STAS domain-containing protein produces the protein MAFEAKYKENENFEIHLSGDLDINVVENFKNEILDKYKILDKNIVFDFSDLKYIDSTGIGVIMTVYKEAKDKLKTLTIKNANRNIYKLFKITKLTELFNMED
- a CDS encoding ATP-binding protein; the encoded protein is MDVIKIQLPSNPIYTQLLRLSSASLANKVGFDVDKVADLQQVVSEIFTLIIPSNEKVDISFTLGESYIKVDFKNLKFVKEDNQNDAIFEIKRQIILYLSDQLFIEDDKIIVVLNK